In the genome of Acidobacteriota bacterium, the window CGATGACCCACGTGCGAAGTACGCGTTGGCTGCGGGGTACGCCGAGGCGACCAAAGTCAGTGCCCGATTAACCCGCTCGTCTTCGCTCAGGGCCGCAATCGCTGTAGCTTCGTCTTGATACAGGTGCGCCTCGAGAACGGCGCCGGGGCCAGGCTGATTCCACGTGTGATCTTCGATCGTCGCCCGTTCTGTCTGGGCCTGGGCGACGGTGGGAGGCTGCCAGAACCGCTCGCGCATCTCGAGGTACACGCGGGAGTGGGAGTTGTATGGCAGCGTCTCGATCAGATCCTGCCTGCGAGCCGACCAGCGCGGCCCGGTCTTGATGTGGCGTAGCACGGAGAACGGAAGAGAGCAGACTGCGTAGTCGCCTTCAAACGACCGCCCGTCGGCAGTGTGCGCATGGACCGTGCCCCGATCATGCTCGATCGCAGTCAGGGCACAGCCGTAGTGGATGTCGCTTCCCAGCCGGCGCGCGAACGCGTCGGGCAGCTGGTCGTTGCCTCCGACAATCTGGTATGCGTCGTTGCTGGCTCGCCGGGCCTCCCCCCACAAGCTCTGCAGAGCCGACGTCTGCGACATGTCAATGCCGTTGCGGCCTCGGTGGGAAAAGCTTAGCAGCTCCACGGCCGCCGTGGAGGCACCCTGCCGCCGCAGGAACTCGGCCATAGTCACCTGATCCAGCCAGCGGAGCGCCGGAGGGGTCAATTGAGGATCCTCCACGCTTGCCAGCGCGTCGAGCTGTTGTCCCGAATAACGGCGGCGGATGGCGGCCACGTCCAGTCCGCGTTCTCCGTCTGCCAACTCCACACCGGAGGTGTCGAGGCCGGATACCCAACGCCCCCGAAGGAAGTTTCGCGATTGGCGGCGTGCGGTGGACACGGTGGGCAGGCCGAACTCCTGCACGTAGCGAAGGAGATGGCGCTGCGAGCCGTGGATGATCATCCCTCCCGCCTCGGCGTACAGGCCGTTCGGAAACTGGCGAAGCGTAAGGACGCGGCCGCCAGGGCGGTCTCGCGCTTCAAGGACCGTCACCGTGTGGCGGGCCTTCGTCAGTTCGTAGGCAGCAGTGAGCCCCGCCAAGCCAGCGCCGAAGACCAGCACCGTGCGGCGTGGTCCACGCGATTGCCAGATGCTTGGTGCAACGGCCCCAAGAAGAGCGTTGCTCATGAAGGTGCGGCGAGTGAACTTCATCGGCGTCTCAATCAGACTCAGGTGTTGCCGAGACACATCATGAGTGCCGTCTGACGGCATCGCGACTGCGAGCCATCGGTCCAGCACGGAGCGGATGATAGCACCAACGTTTGGCAGAGGCTCTGCGCGGTGAACCCCTACGAGGCGCGTGAGCGCCGAGCCCTACGAGCGCCGGCGGCGCGAGCCCCAGCGCCGCCGCCGGCGGCGCCCCTACCCGCCCGTCGTGACCACAATCGCCTCGCACGGGCGCGCCCCCAGGCGCGAGTACGAATGCGGCTGCGCGGAGTCGAAGTACATCGAGTCGCCCTCGTCCAGTTCGTGCGCCTCCGTGCCCAGCGTCAACGCCAGCCGCCCCTTCAGCACATGGATGAACTCGGCACCCGCGTGCTCGTGGGCCCGCGGGCGCGCCGGCGCGGCGAACTTCACCCAGTAGCTATTCAGCTTGCGCTCGGTCGCAGTGAAGTCCAGGCACTCGAACTCCCACGCCACCTCGCGCCCGCCCAGCCGCTCGCTGAACCGCGTTCGTTCGCCGCTCCGGACAGTGCCGGACGCCTTGCGGGGGGTTGAGGCGGTGAAGAAATGATCCAGCCCGACGCCGAACACCAGCGCAATCCGCAACAGCGTCGGCAGCGTGGGAAACAGGACGCCGCGCTCGACCTTCGAGATCATGGCCGCCGACAGGCCGGTGTGGCGGCCCAGCTCGACCAGGCCCATCTTCTTCTTCAGCCGCAGCGCGCGCAGCTTGGAACCGACGGCGTACTCGCGCAGGCCACTACTGAGAGTCGCGGACAACATTTTCCTGCTAGTTAAACATATGGTCTCCACAGGCACAACCAGGAAAACCACCTTTGACCGGGCTGCACCGGCCGCAGGCCACCGGGCGTCCTACCGGGCATAACGCGGTGGTGTGGTTGCCGCGGCGACAGTTTAGAAACGGAACTCAAGGAGAGTAATGATGAACGCGTTTGCAAAGAAGCTGATGGTTGGCGCCGCCGTGGCGGCCCTGGTGCTCTCGATGGGCAGCACGGTTCGGGCGCAGGGCAAGGACATTGTTGACACCGCGGTCGGCGCGGGCCAGTTCAAGACGCTGGCGGCGGCGCTCGGTGCGGCCGGTCTGGTGGAGACCCTCAAGGGCAAGGGTCCGTTCACGGTGTTCGCGCCGACCGATGCGGCGTTCGCCAAGCTGCCGGCCGGCACGGTCGAGATGCTGCTGAAGCCCGAGAACAAGGCCAAGCTGACGGCCATCCTGACCTACCACGTCGTCGCCGGCAAGGTGATGGCGGCCGACGTCGTCAAGGTGACGAGCGCCAAGACTGTCCAGGGCGGTGCCGTGGCGGTGAAGGTGACCGGCGGCAAGGTGACGATTGACGCCGCCAACGTGGTGACGACCGACATCGCGGCGTCGAACGGCGTCATTCACGTCATCGACACCGTGTTGATGCCCAAGTAAGCAAGTCTGCAGCGGGGCGTTCCTGTGGAGCGCCCCGCCCCCTACGAGGGCCGCAGGCCGAGCCCTACGAGCGCGAAGCCGCGAGCCCCACGAGGGCCGGAGGCCTCCGCCCTGAACTACAATTCCCTGATATGCCCGTCGCCGCTCCCGCTCTCGACCAGGCCCGCACCACGCTCGATGCGTGGGTGCGCGAGCTGATGCAATGGCACTTCTCCCCCGAAACCGGCTGCACCTTCTGGCTCGACTGGGCCGCCAAGGCCGGCTGGGACCCCCGCAAGGAAGTCACCGCCTATAACGACCTCGACAAGTTCGGGGAGTTCCAGGACGAGTGGCTGCGCGGCGGCCCGGTTCGCCGATGGGTGCCCAAGGCCTACCAGGACAAGCCGATCTACACCTTTGAAACCGGCGGCAGCACCGGCGTGCCGAAGTCACGCATCAACATCAACGACTTCCGGATCGACTACGAGTGGTTCAGTAAGACGCTGCCGGACGACAAGTTCCCCAAAGGCGCCGACTGGCTGCACGTCGGCCCGAGCGGCCCGCGCCGGCTGCGCCTGGCCATCGAGCACCTCGCCCAGCACCGCGGCGGCATCTGCTTCATGGTCGACCTCGACCCGCGCTGGGTGATCAAGCTGATCAAGATGGGCGAGATGGAGATGATGGAGCTCTACAAGCGCCACGTCATCGACCAGGCGCTCACCCTGCTCAAGGCCCACGACGGCATCAAGTGCCTGTTCACGACGCCGAAGCTGCTCGAGGCGCTGTGCGAACGCATTTCACTCAAGAAGGCCGGCATCACCGGCGTGTTCTGTGGCGGCACCGAGATGACCCCGCAGTTCCATCGCTTCGCCGTTGAAGAACTGATGGAAGGCGCGCACTTCGCGCCGACCTACGGCAACACGCTGATGGGCCTCGGCCCCAGCAAGCC includes:
- a CDS encoding FAD-dependent oxidoreductase, which codes for MKFTRRTFMSNALLGAVAPSIWQSRGPRRTVLVFGAGLAGLTAAYELTKARHTVTVLEARDRPGGRVLTLRQFPNGLYAEAGGMIIHGSQRHLLRYVQEFGLPTVSTARRQSRNFLRGRWVSGLDTSGVELADGERGLDVAAIRRRYSGQQLDALASVEDPQLTPPALRWLDQVTMAEFLRRQGASTAAVELLSFSHRGRNGIDMSQTSALQSLWGEARRASNDAYQIVGGNDQLPDAFARRLGSDIHYGCALTAIEHDRGTVHAHTADGRSFEGDYAVCSLPFSVLRHIKTGPRWSARRQDLIETLPYNSHSRVYLEMRERFWQPPTVAQAQTERATIEDHTWNQPGPGAVLEAHLYQDEATAIAALSEDERVNRALTLVASAYPAANAYFARGSSYCWGTDEWSRGGHSYFAPGQFLRAFPLIQRPEGRVHFAGEHTSAWFGMLNGAVESGVRAAREILARG
- a CDS encoding XRE family transcriptional regulator, with the protein product MLSATLSSGLREYAVGSKLRALRLKKKMGLVELGRHTGLSAAMISKVERGVLFPTLPTLLRIALVFGVGLDHFFTASTPRKASGTVRSGERTRFSERLGGREVAWEFECLDFTATERKLNSYWVKFAAPARPRAHEHAGAEFIHVLKGRLALTLGTEAHELDEGDSMYFDSAQPHSYSRLGARPCEAIVVTTGG
- a CDS encoding fasciclin domain-containing protein, with the protein product MGSTVRAQGKDIVDTAVGAGQFKTLAAALGAAGLVETLKGKGPFTVFAPTDAAFAKLPAGTVEMLLKPENKAKLTAILTYHVVAGKVMAADVVKVTSAKTVQGGAVAVKVTGGKVTIDAANVVTTDIAASNGVIHVIDTVLMPK